A window of Paludisphaera rhizosphaerae genomic DNA:
GTAGCACCCGACCGTCCACGCGGCCTGATCGTCGGTGACGACCGCGATGATGTTCGTCCGAGGCCCCTCGGCGGCGACGACCGCACCCGAGGTCGCGATCATGGCGAGGAATGCGAAGATCCGTTTCATGGAAGGATGCTCCGAGGGAAGGAGACGTGGGCGAGGCTCGATCGCCGCTGACTCGCAGCATTGTGAAGAAACGGGTCCGCTCCATCAAGGAGGCCCCGTCCCATGGAGCGCGAGGCCAGGATTACCTGATCGCGCATCGTGCTGCGAACCTGCGAGACGCTGTGGTGTCACTCAAGTGGCTCGCCGTCGAGCATGATTGCAGACGACGCGAGCCTCCGGTATAGTTTCGCTCGGCGGCTCTGAAGGTCCTTCCTTCTATGTTTTTCAAACCCTAGGGCCTTCGCTTTCCGCTTATTCTTGAGCGTCCCGCCGGGGTCCGGTCGGGACGTTCGCGTTTGTGGGGCAAAAGCGTGAACGCCCTTTACCTTCGTCGACGCCTGAAGGTGATGCTCCCCCAGGGAGACGGAACGACGCCGGTCAATGTCGTCGCCACTCTCCAGAAGAACCTCGAATCGCTGGGGTTTCTTCTCGACGAGGACGTTGTCGAGGAGCTGAAACGCCTGAGCCCGATTCAGCTGGACTCCTTCTACCAGCGGTTGGTGAAGGACCTCCGCGCGATGGTCGGCGCGCACCGGACGTTCAGTCCTATGTACCCGAACTTCCCTGCCCAGGTCATGGACATGACCGAGGCGGAACTCTATCTGAACGCCTTCCGCCACTACTGGACGCACAGGCTTCCGGAGACCGAACCCAAGGCTCGCGACCCGCTCGAAGACTCGCCAAATTTACGGATCATTCGGCTCGGTACGCGCGAGGATTTCGAGAACGTCTTTACGCTCCTCGCTCGGTCGAAGTCGCCGTTCTCGCCGCAGGATCAAGAGGACGTGAAATGGTTCATCGCGCAGTATCGCGATGGAATCAAGCGGCTCATGCCGGAGCATATCCCGTGCAAGGAGAACCTGGGGGTCCTTGGTGCCGAATTGATCCGCAATACGTCTGACGCTGAGGCCGTGCTGGGACCGCACATCAAGACCGCTACGGACGTGCTCCGCCTCGCCGCGGCGATGAGCGGCGGCGACGTGTCTCTGGCTCAAGCGTGCAGATTCGGCAAGTTCCGCCGCGCCGAGCGGACCCTGCTATTAGGCTGGATCGAGCGGGCAACTAGCCGCACTGAGGACATGCTCCGGTGGAAGCAACGCTGGATCCGGCTGGGCGAGCGTCTCCACCCGGGCGAGTATGCAGGCCGATTCCCAGAGACGGCGGCGGCCTTCGATGTACTCCGGAACGGCCGGCCGTTTGAGACGTTCAACTCGCGCGTCGAGAGGAGCTTGCTTCGCAAGGACGTCGATAGCGTGCTGGATTTGCTCGATGACCGTCCGGGCGAGTTGGCCCGGCGGCTGGATCATCTCACGCGGCTGGGGGACGATCGCGACGCGATCGTCGCCCGGTTCGCAAGCCGGGCCGACAGGGTATCGACTCCCGTTCTCCTCCAGGTGCTCACGTACTTTCGGCGTCGAGGCGAACCGGCCGACCTTCGGACGTTCTTCCCCAAGGGGAATATCGCCAAGGTCTACGCGATCCACGAGGCGCTTCCGGCCCTACCGGCGGGAGTGGATGAGGAACTGTCAACGATCTGCGAACAAGCACTCCTTGACCGTTTCTCGAAGCTCCCGCCGCTCGGAGCCTGCTACCTCGACGACATGTTGAGGAATTATCTGGTCCCCTTCTCCCAGCGGTCGGCGTCGAAGACCCTCCGAACCCTCGTGCGCGGCAGTCGCCTCCCGCTGCCCGAGTGCACGACGATGCGATTCTTCGTCTGGTGGAAGAACGGGCGCGGTCGGGTAGATATCGACCTCTCCGCGGCGATGTACGACGCGGACTTTGGTTATATTAGCACGCTGGCCTACTACAACCTGAAGGACTACGGGGCGCACCACAGCGGCGACATCGTCGATGCGCCGCAGGGCGCGGCCGAGTTCATCGACGTCGACATTCCGAGGTGCCTTGAGCGCAAGGTCCGATACGTCGTCATGTCCTTGAACAGTTTCACTCGGCAGCCGTACTGCGACTTGCCGGAATGCTTCGCCGGATGGATGGCTCGCGAGCAGCCGAACTCGGGGGAAATCTTCGAGCCGAAGACCGTGATCGATAAGGTGGACCTCGCCGCAGACACCCATATGTGCCTCCCGGCCATCTTTGATCTCGTCGGACGTGAGATCGTCTGGGCGGACATCGCCTTCGCCAGCCGTCCGCAGTTTGCTAACAACGTCCATAACAATCTGAGCGGCGTTTCTTTGATGCTCCGGGCGTTGACGCACCTTCGAAAGACTGACCTCTATTCGCTCTTCGACCTGCACGTAAAGGCGCGAGGGACGAGGGTCTCGGTAGCCGAAGGCGCCGATACCGTCTTTTCCGTCGATCGAGGGATCACGCCCTTCGACCTGGACCGAATCGCCGCTGAGTTCATGTGAGCGACGTCGGCTTGTCCTGATTTCGCAGCCCTCTACTTCCCGATGCAGAATCGACGCCCTCGGTGCGTTGAGTGCGCAAGATGCACGAATTTTCGGGCATTGTGGGTGCTCGAGGCGAGCCCCGGGTGTCTGGAATGCACGCTCTGCGTCGGGTTCTGTTCCGGAGGTGTTCCGCAACGGGATCACCATCGAGGGCTATGCCACCCTCACTCATTCAGGTTGCCCTCGGACTCAACGTCTGCCACTGCCGGATCGCCAGTTCGCTCGCCTTCCTCACAACATCGGACAAATCGCACTGATAGAGCCAAGAGCAGCTAAATCCATTCAGTTCCACCAACCACAATCTCCCTTTCGATTCGCATATGTCCATCATAAATATCGGATCGGGTCGCCAGGACACGTCGGCCAGTATGGCCGCCGCGAAGTCAAGCACCTCGACGGGACAGCCGGCCGCAATAGACTTTGTTCCGTCCTCGGAGTACTGGCTAGCCGCGATGACCTTGTCCTCGGCGACGATCAGACGCCATTCACGACCTATCTCCTTTGGAGCGGCGATCACGACCTGGGTCGCCGGATCGTAGCGAGTCGGAGACAAGGCCGCGGCGAATGACTCGCTATGTACGCAGCGTCCGACGAAATGCTTTTGACAGCCCGCTGGGCGGGCGAAAACCTCATCGTCGACCCCGAAAACTGTGAACACCCAATCGCTCTGCCGGATAGCTTCGACACCGGGCATGATTGCGTAATGTTGATTCAGCAGGTACTTCCCGTAGTAGGCGAAGTAGGTTGAACAATCGAGTTTCTCGGCGTCGCACCAGGCGCCCGGGGCCCACTCGTGGTGAAGTTGGATCTGGCGAGCGAAGGGGAAGGTCCCGTACCCGATCACGCACCGGTCGGGCGGGACGGGTTGGCCGTCGATGGCTAGGCTGGCTCCAGCTTTGAGCGAGCCGTGAGGGACGATGCTCCCGATCATCCCCTGCCGCCGGATCTCCGACAAGAGGAGGTCCGCTTCGTCGCGATAGACGCCAGCCTCGATCAGCCACGTCGGATTCATTGGTGACTCACGAACTACAACGCCGGGTAGTCTTACGCGTCTGACCCTCGCACTGCGGAAATCAATCCTACCGAATCACCATCATTACATGCATCAAGGATATAGTGTAATTCGCCAATCGAAGGCGGATTGACGGTCTCCGAGGTTGAGTCCTTGATTCGGTCTTCGCGATCGCTCTCGGGTCAGTTTGTTCGAGTTGAACCGTTCTGGACCTGAACTCGTGCAGATTCCGAAGCTCAACCTATCTCACGACCGCTTCCGACAGAATGTCGTTCCTGACTCTATCTAGGGTTCTGTGCCGAATTCTGTACCGGTCAGACGCCAAGGATCCAGTTCAGACCAAGGGAAGATATCGCAAACAACTTTTTCCCAATGGTTTGCGACATGTGGCGCGAAATATTCTCGCCATCTTCTCCCGATTCGACATCGACTCATTTTCCTATGCAGAACCGGGCGAAGATCCGGTCCAGGACGTCATCGGCCACGATGACGCCCGTGACTTCGCCGAGGTCATCGAGGGCGGCTCTCAGTTCGAAGGCGATCAATTCGTCGCCGCCGCCGGCGAGCATCACGGCGGCGGCCTCGCGGATGGAGGCCGAGGCTCGCGTCAGGGCGTCTCGGCAGCGGGCGGAAGTGCCCGTCGTTGAGGACTCGCTCTCGCGACGGCGGATCGCATTGGCGATCGTGTGTTTCAGTCGTTCGAGTCCCACGCCGGTCCGTGCGCTGGTGGCAAGCCAGGGCGTTGGGTCGTCGCCTGGAGGGGGGGCGAGGTCGGACTTGGTCCAGATGGGGATGACGCGGTCGTCGTCGGGAGTCTGGGAAGTCCGGGCGTCGGACGAGGAGCAGGCGAGGATCACGTCGGCGCGGTCGGATGCAGCCGACCGGCGGTCCTGGGCTTCGGCGGCGATCGCGTCGGCGGCGGATTCCATCCCCGCAGTGTCGACCAGCTCGACGACGAGTCCGTCGCAGGGGCAGGGGGCCGACAGGGTGTCGCGGGTGGCGCCGGCGACGGGCGAGACGATCGCGTGATCGTCCCCCAACAGCCCGTTGAACAGACGGCTCTTGCCGGCGTTGGGGAGGCCGACCAGGACCACGAGCGGGGCGTCGCCGGAACGGTCGCGACGGCCCAGGCGGGCGGTCAATGCGTCGAGGGCGACCGCCTCGCGGTCCAGTTCTTCCGCCAGCGCCGCGCGGCCGATGGGATCGACGTCGGCCTCGTCGACGAAATCGAGGTCAGCCTCCAGGTGGGCGAGGAGGTCGAGCAGCCGGTCGCGCAGGGCCTCGATCGGGCCCGCCAGTCCGCCAGCGAGCTGCTCCAACGCTGCGTCGAGGCGGCGGGCGTCGCGGGCGTCGATCACGCCCAGGACGGCCTCGGCGCGAGTCAGGTCAATTCGGCCGGAGAGGAAGGCTCGGAGGGTGAACTCGCCCGCCCGCGCTGGTCTGGCACCCTGGGACAGAACGTGCGCCAGCAGGCGGTCGAGCAGAGGAGGCGAGCCGAGCGTATGGATCTCCGCCAACTCCTGCCCGGTGTAGGTCCGAGGAGCCGGCCAGAGCGCGAGGCTCGCGGGGAGGAGCGGACGGAGGCCGGCGAGTTGGTACGAGCCGGCGATGACGGTGGGACGCCTCGGCGACGGTTCCGAGATGGCATACGCGTCCGAAACGACGGCCTTCCCCCCTGGAGGGGGAAGGTGGCCCGAAGGGCCGGATGAGGGGGACGACCGCTGTCGGACGTCTATCCCCCGACTCGTTACAAATCCCGAGGCGATCTCCCCCTCATCCGACCCCTGCGGGGTCTGCCTTCCCCCTCCAGGGGGGAAGGCGTCAGATTTGGGTTCGAAGTTCGCGAGGGCGACGCGCCACGCGCCGGGACCGGATAAACGAACGATGCCGCGAAGGCCCCCGCCGGGTGCGGAGGCCTTCGCGGCGATCAGATCCTCGGTGTCGAAGGCCGACGACATGGCCGGGCCGCGATCACTTCCGCCCGGGGCGGGCGGGGGGCTTGCGGCGGTCGCGGTCCTTCTCGACCTCCTTCTCTTTCTCCTTGCTCCGACCGTCCCGGGTCGCCCGGTCGTCGATCATCTTGCGGTAGGTCGGATCCTTCTTGGCCTCTTCGAGGACGCGATTCCAGAGCTGGGCGATGCCGCCGGTGGGCTTGGGGGGAGCTTCCGGCGAGCCCTTGGGGCCGCGGCCGGGGCCGTCCTCGCCCTTCGCGGGGCCTTCCGTCCCTTCGGCCGGATGCTCGTGGATGATCTTGGGGAGCAACAGCCGCTCGCCGATCGTCCAGAGGCTGCTCGTGATGAAGTAGATGCCCAGGCCCGAGGGGACCTTGTAGAACATCACGGCCATCACGATCATCATGTACTTCATCGTCTTCTGCTGCATTTCCGCCTCGGGCGTGGTGGCCGGCGGGGCGAAGAGCTGCGTCTGGAAGAGCATCAGACCGACGACCAGGATCGGCAGCAGGTTGAACCAGTGGCCGAGGAACGGCAGGTCGAACGGCATGCGGAAGAGCATGTCGGGCGCGGCGAGGTCGTTGATCCAGAGGAACGGCGCCTGACGGAGCCCGACCGTCGTATTCAGGGCCTGCCAGAGGCCGACGAAGATCGGCAACTGGATCAGGGCCGGCAGGCAGCCGGCGACCGGGTTGGCGTTGTGCTTCTTGTACAGGGCGAAGGTCTCGCGAGTGAGCTTCTCCTTGTCGTCCTTGTACTTCTCCTGGATCGCCTTGAGGTGGGGCTGAAGCTCCTGCATCTTCTGAGCCATCAGCGCCTGCTTGCGGCCCAGGGGGAACATCAGCATCTTGACGATCAGCGTCAGCAGGATGATGGCGACGCCGTAGTTGCCGCGAACCCCGCCGAAGAGCGCCGAGACCTTCTCAGTCAGGGAGTACGTGAACGAGAGCATCGGCGTGATGAACAGCTTGGCGATCGTCGGGGCGAGGGGGATGATCCCCTTGCGGTAGACGGCCAGTTCCTCGGCGCCGTAGGGAGCCAGGGCCTCGGGCGTTTTGGCGCCGGCGAAGACCTTGAAGGCGAACGTCTTGGGCGTGTTCGGGCCGACCTTCACCGGTCGGGAGCTGATCCGCACGCCGACGTCCGACTTCTGGAGATCCTGGGGGTGGGCGTGAAGGAGGACGCCCTGAGTCTCGCGGTCCATCCGGTCGTCGGCGCTCTTCGAGGCCAGAACTGGGGCGACGAGAATCGCGAAGTACTGGTTCTCGATGCCCGCATAACGCAGCGGGTTGACGGTCGACTCGAAGGCCTTGCCGGTGGCGATCTTGTAAGCCGTCTCGGTCTCCAGCGCGGTCGAGCCGCCGGAGGCGGCGGTGCCGAAGAAAACCTCGCGGAACGTTGAGGTGTACCACTCGCCTTCGATCGGGATCCCGTAGGGGCCCAGCAGATTGAAGGTGAAGGAACGCTCCTGGTCGTCAGGACTCTCGAACTTCAGGTCGAGTTCCAGGCCGTCGGCGCCCTGCCAGAGCCGGAACGTCTTGGTGACGATCACACCGTTGGCGGCCCTGGTGCGGAAGACGACTTCCTGGCCCTGGGCGGACGGGACTTCCCCGTTCGCCTCGCGGCTGATCGGACGCACGGCGCGGCCCTGATCGTCGCGGACGACGTCCCAGAGTTCGGCGTCGAGGAGATCCTCGCTCGGCGGCGCATCAGGGGTCGCGGCGGCAAGCTGGGCTCGATCCGCGGGACGCAAAGGCGAGCTGCGGCCGGCGACTTCGGACGGGCTGAGCGTCAGTGCCAGCGAGGGGGGCCAGGCGGCGGAGAAGAGCGGCTTGGATCGATCCCGGCCGATGAGCTGCATCGGCAGGTGGGGGTTCTTCCGCCCCTCGAAGTCGGCGTCGTAGCGCGACGAGAAGACGGACTCCACGCCCGCCCCCTTCTGGTCAAGCTGGACGGCCAGACGATAGCCGCCGGGCGTCTTGTCCTCGGCCGAGCCCATCGCCAGTTCGGTCGGCGGGACGAGATCGGCCTTCGGCTTGGGTGCCTCTTTGACGGCGGCGGATTCCGTGGACGGAGCGTCGCCGGGCTTTTTCTCGGCGTCGGCGGGCTCCGCCTTCTTGGCTTCATCCGCCTTGGCGACCGCGACGGGAGGCTTCTTGGCGGCGTTGCGGGGCGCCAGGCCGAGCTTTTCGAGGAGATAGGGGAACCCCACCATCCACAAGAAAATCAACATCACGAAGAGGACGAGACGCTTCTCATTGCTCATGAACCAGGATTCCCGGAGCCGTGTGGCGGAGGCGAGGGATGCAGCGGCCGACCAGTTCCGGGTCTTCGGAACGAGTTTGGCAGATCCTAAAAGTATAAGGACGCCGTCGAGCACCCTTCTCGATTGTCGCGAGGGGTCGACGAAATCGCAAGACGCCCTGCGCGTCCGCGTGAGGGCGTCCCGAGATCAGGGGTGGTGGGAAGGCGGCTTAGCGGCCCTGGCGGAGGCGATCGCCGAGGAAGGGTTCCAGATCCGAGATCGAGTGGATCTTCTGGATGGTCTTCTCGAAGTCGTACGGGACGCGCCGATAGGCGATGTGAGCAGGACGGGAGCCTTCGCCCTCGTCGAGAATCACATAGCAGGCTCGCGGGTCGCCGTCGCGAGGCTGGCCGACGGAGCCCACGTTGATGAGCAGCTTGCCCTCGCCCAGAGTGTATTCGTGGTCGATCTCGTCGGGGGCGAAGAACTGATAGCCCTCGGTGAAGATCCCCGGAACGTGCGTGTGGCCCTGGAAGCAGTAACGCTCCACCAGTTGGAACAATCGTTCCATCTTGCGATGGTTGTAGATGTCCTCGGGGAAGATGTACTCGCTCAGGGGGTTCCGGGGCGAACCGTGGACGAAGAGGAACGGGGGAGCCTTGTGGGTGCGGGGCAGTTCCCCGAGAAATTCCCAGCGGCGCTCGTTGCCGGCGCGGTCGGTCGAGCTTTCCAATTGCGACCGCGTCCAGAAGATCGCGCGCTCGGCGCCGACGTTGAAGCCGTCGGGATCGAACATCGCCCCCTGGTCGTGATTACCTAGCAGAGTGACCTTGCAGTTATCGATAACGAGATCGATGCACTCGCGCGGGTTAGGGCCGTAGCCGATCACATCCCCCAGGCAGAAGATCTCGTCGACCCCCTGGCTCTCGATGTCGCGCAGGACGGTCTCCAGCGCTTCGAGGTTTCCATGAATATCGCTGATTAACGCACGACGCACCGAGGGGAATCCTCCGACGAGGGGAGGGGAGCGGTCACCGGAGAAACGCTGCGACGGGAATCGGAGCGACCCAGCAATCCGTCGCGAGGACGCGAACACCCTCCAGAGTATCTTACTTTATGCCCATGGCGAGGGGGAATTTTCGCCCCCGCGGCGGCTTTCTTCACGGTAGGAAATTTACGTTCTTCACAATTTTAAGAATAGGGCGAGAGACGACGACGGGTCAAGGTTCATCAATTAATGGAGGATGGAAGATTGCTTGCGTGTCTCTTTTCCGCATCGTCCGCCGAGAAGGCGTGGGTGACGGGCGGCGCGTGTCGGCGATAGAATCGGGACGAGATTCGATGCGACCTTCCCTCCCCAGGCGAGTTTTTCAGTGGCCCCTCACCCGTTCGTGCTGGCTCTCGACACCTCCGGCGACCGCTCGGCGATCGGCCTGCGAGCCGCCGATGGAGCCCTTTTCGAGGCCGAGACGGACGCCTCGCGCAAGCACGGCCGGGATTTGCTCCCCTCTCTTCGTAATCTGCTCCGATCGGCCGGCGTAAGACCGGCGCAGATTGGTTTGATCGGCGTCGGATTGGGGCCTGGATCGTATACAGGTCTGCGAATCGGGCTCACCGCGGCGCGGACGCTCGCGTATGCGGCGGGGGCTCGGTTGGTCGGTTTCGACAGCCTGGAGGCCGTCGCCCGCAACGCCCCCGAGGACGAGACGCACGTGATCGTGGTCGGCGACGCCCAGCGCGGCGAAGTTTATGCGGCCGAGTTCGTCCGGGAGGCCCCCGGCGCTCCGCTCGTCGCCTGCGGGCCGAGCCGGATCGAGCCGCTTGCGGCCTGGTCGGAGCGCGTTGAACCGGGGGCTTTCGTGATCGGCTCCGGCCTGCGGTCGCCGACCATCCGATCGGCGCTCGCGGGACGCTCTCTCATCGAGCCCGACGATTCGATCCATCGTCCGTCCGGCCGGCGGATGATTGAACTGGTGGATCGAGTCGCTGAGTTTGGGGCTCAGATCGAGCCCGACGACCTGGATCCCAACTACCTTCGCCGGAGCGCGGCCGAGGATCAATGGGACGCCCGCGCTCTGGGGCGATGATGCGCCGCGTTGTGATCGGCGGCCGGTCGGGGTAGCATGAGCGAGTCTTGACCGCCCTCGACCTCTCGGAGGATCCTGGATTGTCCGCTTCTCCAATCGCCGCCCGCTCGTTCCGCTCCCCTCGTCCCGCCTTCACGCTGATCGAACTGCTGGTCGTCATCGCGATCATCGCGGTGCTGATCGCGTTGCTCCTGCCGGCCGTCCAGGCGGCCCGCGAGGCCGCTCGACGGGCTCAGTGCACCAACAACATGAAGCAACTGTCGTTGGCGGCTTTGAACTACGAGTCGACGCATCAAACCGTTGCAACCGGGGGCTTTACGCGGAGCGGGTCGTTGCCGGGGTCGAAGTGGAACTTCAGCCCGTTCGTCCACATGCTGCCGTTCTACGAGCAGCAGAACGTCTACAACATGGTGAACTTCTCGCCCGGCGTCTTCACGGCCGAGAATGTGACGCTGGCGGGAACGAGCATCTCGGCCCTCCAGTGCCCCAGCGACGCCACGGTCTACGACCTGACGCCGGTGGTCGCAACCCAATACGCCAGTCTTCCTTCCGGAACCTGGATGCAGGCCAAGACCAGCTATGGGGGAGTCGTGGGCTGCTGGAGCCTGATGCTCCATATCGACAACCCAACGTTCGCGGCTCGCAAGGCCAACATGAACGGCGTGATCTACGCCCACAGCGCCACCCGACTCTCCGAGATCACGGACGGCACGAGCAACACCATGCTCTTCGCCGAGCACAACCACGGCGCGTTCGATTCGGCCGGCCAGGCGCAGTACCACGGCTGGAATTCGGGCTTCTGGACCGACACCATGATCGGCGGCTACTACCCGATCAACGGAACGCTCAAGGTTCTTCGACTGAGTGACTCGGCGGCGCGCGACTACATCGCATTCAACATCGGCAGCCGACATCCCGGCGGGGCCAATGTGGGTCTGGCCGACGGCTCGGTCCGGTTCCTCAAAGATTCCACCGACTGCTGGCCGATCGACCCGACGACCAAGACGGCGGTTGGAGTCTCGTTCAACGCCGACGGCCAGGGGATCCAGACGATCGCACCTGGGACGAAAATCGGGATCCTCCAGGCCCTCTGCACGCGGAACTTCGGCGAGGTGATCTCCGCCGACTCCTACTAAGCCCACCGGCCGCACCATGCCCGACCCTCGCGACGACCAGGCCCGTACCAAGTCCACGTACGGGCTGCAGTGGAATCGGTTTCGGATCATCCGGGAAGACGAGGACCGGGCGACCTTCGCGAACCGGACGGGCCTGCGGCCGGGAGACCTGGCGGGCCGTACGGTGCTCGACGGCGGCTGCGGAATGGGGCGTTACCTGAGAATCGCCGCGGCCGACGCCCCCCGGTTGGCCGTCGGCCTGGATCTCAGCGAGGCGGTCCTCGCCGCCCGCGACCTGACCGCCGAACTTCCCAGCGTTTCGCTCGTTCGCGGCGACCTGCTCCGGCTCCCGTTCGCGGAAGGCTCGTTCGACCACATCTACTCGATCGGCGTCCTCGACCACACGCCCGACCCGAGAGCCGCCTTCCTCGGGCTCGCGAGGTTGCTCCGGCCGGGAGGACGCATCGCGCTCTGGGTCTACGAGCGCGAAAGTCCGGCCGTCGAGCGGATCATGAACGCCCACCGGGCGGTTTCGACCCGGCTCCCGCTGGGAATGCTGCTGGCGATGTGCCGACTCTCCGCGCCGATCGGCCTCCTGAAGCGGCGGCTGATGTCGAGCCGCTGGCGATTGGTGGAGCGGTCCGGCGTGGCGCTGCACGCGCTGACGATCGGCGTTTCGATGCACCCGGACGCCGAGGTGCGGGTTTGCGACACGCTCGACTGGTACGCGCCGAAGTTTCTCTCCCGCCACACCGTCGAGGAAGTTCGCGGTTGGTTCGCGGAGGCCGGGCTCGTCGACGTGGAGGACCTGAGCGTCGGCCAGGTGTTCCATCACGAAGGCCAGGGGAATGGGGTGAACCTGGCGGGAAGGAAGCCGGGTTGAGGAGGGGACGCTGGTCGTCACCGGTCCGCTTGACCGCCAGTCTCGATGATTTTTAAGATGAAAGCCGCCGCCGGGCGAACGCATCGCGGGGGGCGATCGTAGAAATCGCATCCGTCTTCTTTCGCGGCGACGCCCCGTCGTGCGCCGGCCGAAACGCCTCGGTCGTCCTAATCGGAGTTCTCCTCAAATGTTGCGGTGGATCTTGCTGGCGGTCGCGGTGGTCGTGCTGGCGGCGGCTTCGACTTTGGTCATGAATTCGGCGCCGGCTCCTTCACCGTTCGGCGTGCCGGTCGCTCCCACGGCGACGGGACCGCAGCCGAAGGCCGTCGTGGACGGCGACCTGACCTGGGAATTCGGCGAGATGGGTCAGCAGCAGACCGGCAAGCGGTCGTGGAAGCTGACCAATCAGGGAGAAGTCGACCTTCAGATCTGGAAAGGGTCGTCCACCTGCATGTGCACGGTGGCCAAGCTTCAGAAGGACGGCGACCGGCTGACGCTCAAGCCGGGCGAGTCCACCGACATCGACATCGAGTTCAAGACGAACTACGTCACGGGCGACTTCCACAAAGGCGCCAACATCGAGACGAACGACCCGCTGCACCCGACGTTCCCCCTCTTCGTGCACGGCAAGATCAACCCGCCGATCATCCTGATCCCCGACAACACGATCGATTTCCACACCGTCAACACTGACGCTCCCACCAAGGTCTTCGTCGCGCTCTATTCGCCGGACCGCCCTGAGACCAAGATCACCGAGATCAACACCTCGAAGCCCGAGTATCTGACGACCGAAGTCGTGCCGATGTCGGAGTCCGAGATCGAGAGCAGCGGCGGCAAGGTGAAGCAGGGGTACAAGATCAATATCGACGTCAAGCCCGGCTTTCCGATGGGCCTGATGCGCGAGGAGATCGTGATCCACACCGACCACCCGCATCGCCCCGAGATCAAGTTGACGGCCGTCGGCACGGTCGTCGGCCCGGTGAGCGTCGTGCCCGATCGGCTGCGGATGGTCACGGTCAAGAGCGCCGAGGGGGCGTCGTCTGAGGTCCAT
This region includes:
- a CDS encoding TerD family protein — translated: MLPQGDGTTPVNVVATLQKNLESLGFLLDEDVVEELKRLSPIQLDSFYQRLVKDLRAMVGAHRTFSPMYPNFPAQVMDMTEAELYLNAFRHYWTHRLPETEPKARDPLEDSPNLRIIRLGTREDFENVFTLLARSKSPFSPQDQEDVKWFIAQYRDGIKRLMPEHIPCKENLGVLGAELIRNTSDAEAVLGPHIKTATDVLRLAAAMSGGDVSLAQACRFGKFRRAERTLLLGWIERATSRTEDMLRWKQRWIRLGERLHPGEYAGRFPETAAAFDVLRNGRPFETFNSRVERSLLRKDVDSVLDLLDDRPGELARRLDHLTRLGDDRDAIVARFASRADRVSTPVLLQVLTYFRRRGEPADLRTFFPKGNIAKVYAIHEALPALPAGVDEELSTICEQALLDRFSKLPPLGACYLDDMLRNYLVPFSQRSASKTLRTLVRGSRLPLPECTTMRFFVWWKNGRGRVDIDLSAAMYDADFGYISTLAYYNLKDYGAHHSGDIVDAPQGAAEFIDVDIPRCLERKVRYVVMSLNSFTRQPYCDLPECFAGWMAREQPNSGEIFEPKTVIDKVDLAADTHMCLPAIFDLVGREIVWADIAFASRPQFANNVHNNLSGVSLMLRALTHLRKTDLYSLFDLHVKARGTRVSVAEGADTVFSVDRGITPFDLDRIAAEFM
- a CDS encoding ATP-grasp domain-containing protein codes for the protein MNPTWLIEAGVYRDEADLLLSEIRRQGMIGSIVPHGSLKAGASLAIDGQPVPPDRCVIGYGTFPFARQIQLHHEWAPGAWCDAEKLDCSTYFAYYGKYLLNQHYAIMPGVEAIRQSDWVFTVFGVDDEVFARPAGCQKHFVGRCVHSESFAAALSPTRYDPATQVVIAAPKEIGREWRLIVAEDKVIAASQYSEDGTKSIAAGCPVEVLDFAAAILADVSWRPDPIFMMDICESKGRLWLVELNGFSCSWLYQCDLSDVVRKASELAIRQWQTLSPRAT
- a CDS encoding tRNA modification GTPase — its product is MSSAFDTEDLIAAKASAPGGGLRGIVRLSGPGAWRVALANFEPKSDAFPPGGGRQTPQGSDEGEIASGFVTSRGIDVRQRSSPSSGPSGHLPPPGGKAVVSDAYAISEPSPRRPTVIAGSYQLAGLRPLLPASLALWPAPRTYTGQELAEIHTLGSPPLLDRLLAHVLSQGARPARAGEFTLRAFLSGRIDLTRAEAVLGVIDARDARRLDAALEQLAGGLAGPIEALRDRLLDLLAHLEADLDFVDEADVDPIGRAALAEELDREAVALDALTARLGRRDRSGDAPLVVLVGLPNAGKSRLFNGLLGDDHAIVSPVAGATRDTLSAPCPCDGLVVELVDTAGMESAADAIAAEAQDRRSAASDRADVILACSSSDARTSQTPDDDRVIPIWTKSDLAPPPGDDPTPWLATSARTGVGLERLKHTIANAIRRRESESSTTGTSARCRDALTRASASIREAAAVMLAGGGDELIAFELRAALDDLGEVTGVIVADDVLDRIFARFCIGK
- the yidC gene encoding membrane protein insertase YidC encodes the protein MSNEKRLVLFVMLIFLWMVGFPYLLEKLGLAPRNAAKKPPVAVAKADEAKKAEPADAEKKPGDAPSTESAAVKEAPKPKADLVPPTELAMGSAEDKTPGGYRLAVQLDQKGAGVESVFSSRYDADFEGRKNPHLPMQLIGRDRSKPLFSAAWPPSLALTLSPSEVAGRSSPLRPADRAQLAAATPDAPPSEDLLDAELWDVVRDDQGRAVRPISREANGEVPSAQGQEVVFRTRAANGVIVTKTFRLWQGADGLELDLKFESPDDQERSFTFNLLGPYGIPIEGEWYTSTFREVFFGTAASGGSTALETETAYKIATGKAFESTVNPLRYAGIENQYFAILVAPVLASKSADDRMDRETQGVLLHAHPQDLQKSDVGVRISSRPVKVGPNTPKTFAFKVFAGAKTPEALAPYGAEELAVYRKGIIPLAPTIAKLFITPMLSFTYSLTEKVSALFGGVRGNYGVAIILLTLIVKMLMFPLGRKQALMAQKMQELQPHLKAIQEKYKDDKEKLTRETFALYKKHNANPVAGCLPALIQLPIFVGLWQALNTTVGLRQAPFLWINDLAAPDMLFRMPFDLPFLGHWFNLLPILVVGLMLFQTQLFAPPATTPEAEMQQKTMKYMMIVMAVMFYKVPSGLGIYFITSSLWTIGERLLLPKIIHEHPAEGTEGPAKGEDGPGRGPKGSPEAPPKPTGGIAQLWNRVLEEAKKDPTYRKMIDDRATRDGRSKEKEKEVEKDRDRRKPPARPGRK
- a CDS encoding metallophosphoesterase family protein, with amino-acid sequence MRRALISDIHGNLEALETVLRDIESQGVDEIFCLGDVIGYGPNPRECIDLVIDNCKVTLLGNHDQGAMFDPDGFNVGAERAIFWTRSQLESSTDRAGNERRWEFLGELPRTHKAPPFLFVHGSPRNPLSEYIFPEDIYNHRKMERLFQLVERYCFQGHTHVPGIFTEGYQFFAPDEIDHEYTLGEGKLLINVGSVGQPRDGDPRACYVILDEGEGSRPAHIAYRRVPYDFEKTIQKIHSISDLEPFLGDRLRQGR
- the tsaB gene encoding tRNA (adenosine(37)-N6)-threonylcarbamoyltransferase complex dimerization subunit type 1 TsaB, with translation MAPHPFVLALDTSGDRSAIGLRAADGALFEAETDASRKHGRDLLPSLRNLLRSAGVRPAQIGLIGVGLGPGSYTGLRIGLTAARTLAYAAGARLVGFDSLEAVARNAPEDETHVIVVGDAQRGEVYAAEFVREAPGAPLVACGPSRIEPLAAWSERVEPGAFVIGSGLRSPTIRSALAGRSLIEPDDSIHRPSGRRMIELVDRVAEFGAQIEPDDLDPNYLRRSAAEDQWDARALGR